The Cucumis melo cultivar AY chromosome 6, USDA_Cmelo_AY_1.0, whole genome shotgun sequence genome includes a region encoding these proteins:
- the LOC103483239 gene encoding uncharacterized protein LOC103483239, producing MAGILSPRAPSPPVHVAGTWYSVPELRLRDHHFSVPLNYSLDQGSSTRISVFAREVVSVGKEDQPMPYLLYLQGGPGFECARPSEASGWIQKACDEFRVILMDQRGTGLSTPLTPSSMSQFRSAEDLANYLKHFRADNIVNDAEFIRTRLVPDAAPWTILGQSYGGFCAVTYLSFAPQGLKQVLITGGIPPIGNGCTADSVYRACFEKVIIQNEKYYKRYPQDIEIVREVVKYLADNGGGVLLPSGGILTPKGLQTLGLSALGTSTGFERLHYLFERVWDPILVPGAPKRISFFFLNAIDNWLSLDSNPLYVLLHESIYCQGASSRWSAQRIKNEVENKFDANKAVKEGCPVYFTGEMIFPWMFDEIHALRPFKDAAHILADKEDWPPLYDIAALKNNKVPVAAAVYYEDMFVNFKLAMETASQIAGIRLWITNEFMHSGLRDAGPQVLDHLMGLLNGKKPLF from the exons ATGGCCGGAATCCTTTCCCCTCGTGCACCATCGCCGCCAGTGCACGTGGCTGGCACGTGGTACTCCGTTCCGGAGCTCCGTCTCCGGGACCATCACTTCTCTGTGCCTCTCAATTACTCTCTAGATCAGGGTTCTTCTACTAGGATCTCTGTTTTTGCGCGGGAAGTTGTTTCAG TGGGAAAAGAGGATCAACCAATGCCGTACCTTTTGTACTTACAAGGTGGACCTGGATTTGAGTGTGCCCGACCATCGGAAGCGAGTGGATGGATACAAAAAGCATGTGACGAATTTCGTGTTATATTGATGGATCAG CGAGGAACAGGATTATCGACTCCTTTGACTCCATCGTCCATGTCACAATTTCGAAGTGCAGAGGATTTAGCCAACTACTTGAAACATTTTCGAGCTGATAATATAGTTAATGATGCTGAATTTATTAGGACTCGTCTCGTGCCTGATGCTGCACCTTGGACTATTTTGGGTCAG AGCTACGGCGGTTTTTGTGCAGTTACGTATTTGAGTTTTGCACCACAAGGATTGAAGCAAGTTCTCATAACTGGAGGAATCCCTCCAATTGGGAATGGATGCACGGCAGATTCTGTATATAGAGCATGCTTTGAAAAGGTTATAATTCAAAATGAAAAGTACTACAAGAGGTATCCACAGGATATTGAAATTGTCCGTGAAGTTGTGAAATACTTGGCCGATAACGGAGGCGGG GTTCTTCTTCCCTCTGGTGGTATTTTGACACCCAAAGGACTGCAAACTCTTGGTCTCTCTGCTCTGGGAACTAGTACAGGTTTTGAGCGCTTGCATTATCT GTTTGAGAGAGTTTGGGATCCTATACTAGTTCCTGGAGCACCGAAACGGATTAGTTTTTTCTTCCTCAATGCA ATTGATAACTGGCTCTCACTTGATTCAAATCCTCTATACGTTCTCTTACACGAATCAATATATTGCCAG GGAGCCTCATCTCGTTGGTCTGCTCAAAGAATAAAGAATGAAGTGGAAAACAAGTTTGATGCAAATAAAGCTGTAAAAGAAGGATGTCCCGTGTATTTCACAGGAGAG ATGATCTTCCCATGGATGTTTGACGAGATACATGCCTTGAGACCATTCAAAGATGCAGCGCATATATTAGCCGATAAGGAGGATTGGCCTCCTCTATATGACATCGCTGCTCTTAAAAATAACAAG GTTCCGGTGGCAGCTGCGGTGTATTACGAAGATATGTTTGTGAACTTTAAACTGGCCATGGAGACAGCTTCCCAAATAGCAGGAATAAGGTTATGGATTACTAATGAATTTATGCATTCTGGTCTACGTGATGCAGGGCCCCAAGTTCTGGATCACTTGATGGGATTATTAAATGGAAAAAAGCCTTTATTTTGA
- the LOC103483240 gene encoding probable WRKY transcription factor 75, with protein MEEEHHQLQQPSRPPPPCSDPLATSLEIDWIAVLYGQEATGDSPPVSSTCESSERRRDEEKTNRRKNGGRRWRKAAGRRRFEFQTRSTEDILDDGYRWRKYGQKAVKHSLYPRSYYKCTYVTCNVKKQIQRLSKDRSIVVTTYEGIHNHPSHILMQTLTPLLKQIHTSFPLSKLFMNYN; from the exons ATGGAGGAGGAACATCACCAACTACAACAACCATCGCGGCCGCCGCCTCCATGTTCGGATCCTCTTGCAACCTCTCTAGAGATCGATTGGATCGCAGTTCTCTATGGGCAAGAGGCCACTGGAGACTCACCACCAGTGTCATCAACTTGTGAGTCATCAGAAAGGAGAAGGGACGAAGAGAAAACAAATCGGAGGAAGAATGGTGGCCGACGGTGGAGAAAGGCCGCTGGCCGTCGAAGGTTTGAGTTTCAGACAAGGAGTACCGAAGATATTCTTGATGATGGATATCGGTGGCGCAAGTACGGGCAAAAAGCTGTCAAACATAGCCTCTATCCCAG GAGCTACTATAAGTGCACATATGTAACATGCAATGTGAAGAAACAAATTCAAAGGCTATCAAAAGACAGAAGCATTGTTGTGACAACTTATGAGGGAATTCACAACCATCCTTCTCACATCCTCATGCAAACCCTAACTCCTCTTCTCAAACAAATTCACACTTCCTTTCCactttctaaattatttatgaattaTAATTAG
- the LOC103483241 gene encoding desiccation protectant protein Lea14 homolog, whose product MLSLYKYTTDSLLFFNLRSIYFHLAIPQIFFALNLFTFFLFSAISLSARMANLVDKAMDYVSEKVANMPKPEASVTNVDLKGISFGSVEYLANVSVSNPYSHSIPICEISYSLKSDGRVIATGKVPDPGSLKASDSTMLDVGVNVPHSVLISLARDIGRDWDIDYELQIGLVIDLPVIGNFTIPLSTKGEIKLPTMSDVFA is encoded by the exons ATGCTCTCTCTATATAAATACACAACCGATTctctcctcttcttcaaccttcgATCCATATATTTCCATTTGGCAATTCCCCAAATTTTCTTTGCTTTGAATCTCTTCACCTTCTTCCTATTCTCTGCAATCTCTCTTAGCGCGCGAATGGCGAATTTGGTTGACAAGGCAATGGACTACGTCTCAGAGAAGGTGGCCAACATGCCGAAGCCAGAGGCCTCCGTCACAAACGTCGATTTGAAGGGTATAAGCTTTGGTTCCGTCGAGTATTTGGCCAATGTCTCTGTCTCCAATCCTTACAGTCACTCCATTCCAATCTGCGAGATTTCTTACAGTCTCAAAAGCGACGGCAG AGTTATTGCGACGGGGAAAGTTCCAGATCCAGGATCTCTGAAAGCGAGTGATTCGACGATGTTAGATGTGGGAGTGAACGTGCCGCATTCCGTACTAATAAGCTTAGCGAGGGACATAGGGAGAGATTGGGACATTGATTACGAGTTGCAGATCGGACTCGTCATCGATCTTCCGGTGATTGGAAACTTCACGATTCCTCTCTCTACAAAAGGCGAGATTAAGCTCCCTACCATGTCTGACGTTTTCGCTTAG
- the LOC103483243 gene encoding WRKY transcription factor 22 codes for MEVDWDLHAVVRGYSAAPSAATIVPSSSSFSNNSVPFSFGRDLTNNQTKNHFFSLQDPFQPSNCNSTQELHELFKPFFPKSQPSSSSPTPPPPPPPPAAPPLLSSPAPKILTHHKQSTHLPKQLHSTSVSAPRSKRRKNQLKKVCQVPAESLSSDIWAWRKYGQKPIKGSPYPRGYYRCSSSKGCMARKQVERNRSDPGMFIVTYTAEHNHPAPTHRNSLAGSTRQKPVTPTTTASGSEKLDPKQPVCSSEEQSTITESKEEKEELLMAEDEEDDDLGVSDLIVNDDFYVGFEELDSPITDDCFSDQFPANFDLPWLFNGNPDGEIVKLPC; via the exons ATGGAAGTCGATTGGGATCTTCATGCCGTCGTCAGAGGTTACTCCGCCGCGCCCTCTGCCGCCACCATtgttccttcttcttcttctttttccaatAACTCTGtccctttttcttttggtaGAGACCTAACCAACAATCAAACCAAAAACCATTTCTTCTCTCTTCAAGATCCATTTCAACCCTCTAATTGTAATTCCACTCAAGAATTGCATGAGCTTTTCAAACCCTTTTTCCCTAAATCTCaaccctcttcttcttctcctacGCCGCCTCCTCCTCCTCCACCGCCTGCTGCTCCCCCGCTTCTTTCTTCTCCGGCACCTAAAATTTTGACTCATCACAAACAGAGCACCCATCTCCCTAAACAGCTCCATTCAACCTCTGTTTCTGCTCCGAGATCCAAACGCCG GAAGAATCAGCTGAAGAAGGTTTGTCAAGTTCCGGCGGAGTCTCTATCTTCGGATATTTGGGCTTGGCGAAAATATGGACAAAAACCCATTAAAGGATCTCCATATCCAAG GGGATATTATAGATGTAGCAGTTCGAAGGGTTGCATGGCCCGAAAACAAGTGGAGAGGAACAGATCCGACCCGGGAATGTTCATAGTCACTTACACGGCTGAGCACAACCACCCGGCGCCCACTCACCGCAACTCTCTCGCCGGCTCCACCCGTCAGAAACCCGTCACGCCGACCACCACCGCGTCCGGATCTGAAAAACTCGACCCGAAACAGCCGGTCTGCTCGTCGGAAGAACAGAGTACGATCACGGAGAGcaaagaagagaaagaggaatTATTAATGGCcgaagatgaagaagacgacGATCTGGGAGTCTCCGATTTGATCGTGAACGACGATTTCTATGTGGGTTTTGAAGAACTCGACAGCCCAATCACCGACGACTGCTTTTCCGATCAATTCCCGGCGAACTTTGACCTTCCATGGTTGTTTAACGGAAATCCAGACGGCGAAATTGTAAAACTCCCCTGTTAA